A single window of Mesoplodon densirostris isolate mMesDen1 chromosome 13, mMesDen1 primary haplotype, whole genome shotgun sequence DNA harbors:
- the RRM2B gene encoding ribonucleoside-diphosphate reductase subunit M2 B: MGDPERPEAARPEQEERLSSDNNENEAKSNEEPLLRKSSRRFVIFPIQYPDIWKMYKQAQASFWTAEEVDLSKDLPHWNKLKSEEKYFISHILAFFAASDGIVNENLVERFSQEVQVPEARCFYGFQILIENVHSEMYSLLIDTYIRDPKKREFLFNAIETMPYVKKKADWALRWIADRKSTFGERVVAFAAVEGIFFSGSFAAIFWLKKRGLMPGLTFSNELISRDEGLHCDFACLMFQYLVNKPSEERVREIIVNAVEIEQEFLTEALPVGLIGMNCVLMKQYIEFVADRLLSELGFSKVFQAENPFDFMENISLEGKTNFFEKRVSEYQRFAVMAETTDNVFTLDADF, from the exons aggTTATCTTCAGATAACAACGAAAATGAAGCAAAGTCAAATGAAGAGCCACTCCTAAGAAAGAGTTCTCGCCGATTTGTCATCTTTCCAATCCAGTACCCTGACATTTGGAAAATGTATAAACAGGCACAGGCATCCTTCTGGACAGCAGAAGAG gTTGATTTATCAAAGGATCTCCCTCACTGGAACAAGCTTAAATCAGAAGAGAAGTATTTTATCTCTCACATCTTAGCCTTTTTTGCAGCCAGTGACGGAATTGTGAATGAAAATTTG GTGGAGCGCTTTAGTCAGGAGGTGCAGGTTCCAGAGGCTCGCTGTTTCTATGGCTTTCAAATTCTCATCGAAAATGTTCACTCAGAGATGTACAGTTTGCTAATAGACACTTACATCAGAGATCCTAAGAAAAG GGAATTTTTATTTAATGCAATTGAAACAATGCCATATGTTAAGAAAAAAGCAGATTGGGCCTTGCGATGGATAGCAGATAGAAAATCTACTTTTG GGGAAAGGGTGGTGGCCTTTGCTGCTGTAGAAGGAATTTTCTTCTCGGGATCTTTTGCTGCTATATTCTGGCTAAAGAAAAGAGGACTTATGCCTGGACTTACTTTTTCCAATGAACTCATCAGCAGAGATGAG ggGCTTCACTGTGACTTTGCTTGCCTGATGTTTCAATACTTAGTAAATAAGCCTTCAGAAGAAAGGGTTAGGGAGATCATTGTTAATGCTGTTGAAATTGAGCAG GAGTTTTTAACAGAAGCCTTGCCAGTTGGCCTCATCGGAATGAATTGTGTTTTGATGAAACAGTATATTGAATTTGTAGCTGACAGATTGCTTTCAGAACTTGGATTCTCAAAG gttTTTCAAGCAGAAAATCCCTTTGATTTTATGGAAAACATTTCTTTAGAGGGGAAAACAAATTTCTTTGAGAAACGAGTTTCAGAGTATCAACGTTTTGCAGTTATGGCGGAAACTACAGATAATGTCTTCACGTTAGATGCAGATTTTTAA